One Fibrobacter sp. UWB16 DNA window includes the following coding sequences:
- a CDS encoding LamG-like jellyroll fold domain-containing protein, with product MKFCKNILAVSIASAAIFGGCSSDSHIAGNSAETGSPELAGIFLLDNGKPAAFARVHCVPSDFDAASGELPAAYTTETDSTGYYSLDSIPAGTYAVETFHEESGKRFLEQNVSITEDDSIAVSDTLRAPGSVEIAFNSLIEDGTSAVVTIPGTTILRKVTVLGQKAIIDSLPTDTLGLRIYIENDTLDYGDVYVKSDTTVQTLVNYPHIEYTFVAPLALPEGEDTLSSFVSDIPLALRLTAENSDIDTLARLQGRWEVVRISKDGKRSKKLPIVNSAFDEKEAIFWVSVDSLNVSDSLELSFNNALESGYAHDVFPTNRSYSLVYHFDSGTDIKDDAEKGYFDGSLTATETGTETVANLNADGVLGTSIALDATTSITATNSAKIDSSRKVNLSFDGKQFCFSLWVNLESLKQQTIFEKANEYALRYEPDQGFVVEFYHVATKKTGDENSTDTTSYKQTWTSGTKGIEAGKWIFIAFSKHSIPQTSYFINGVKIEAEETRSDWDGNRELTDFKIGGFTGKIDELMLGSAFRDDSWTRLTYLNQKPEDSWPKLSAKK from the coding sequence ATGAAGTTCTGCAAAAACATATTGGCTGTTTCAATTGCGTCCGCCGCAATTTTTGGAGGTTGCTCCTCCGACAGCCATATTGCAGGCAACAGCGCCGAGACGGGTTCTCCTGAACTCGCCGGCATTTTCCTTTTGGATAACGGCAAGCCCGCCGCATTTGCGCGCGTGCATTGCGTCCCTAGCGACTTTGACGCGGCCTCAGGCGAGCTCCCCGCCGCCTACACCACGGAAACAGATTCCACAGGCTACTACAGCCTCGATTCCATTCCTGCAGGCACTTACGCCGTCGAAACTTTCCATGAAGAATCCGGCAAGCGGTTCCTCGAACAAAACGTAAGCATCACCGAAGACGATTCCATCGCCGTTAGCGACACACTCCGCGCACCAGGCTCTGTCGAAATCGCGTTCAACAGCCTCATTGAAGACGGCACGTCCGCCGTGGTCACAATCCCAGGAACGACCATTTTACGCAAAGTGACAGTCCTCGGGCAAAAAGCCATTATCGACAGCTTACCCACCGACACGCTCGGTCTCAGAATTTATATAGAAAACGACACGTTGGATTACGGGGATGTCTACGTCAAATCAGATACGACCGTCCAGACGCTCGTCAACTATCCCCACATCGAATACACGTTCGTCGCCCCGCTTGCACTCCCCGAAGGCGAAGACACGCTCTCGTCTTTTGTGAGCGACATTCCGCTTGCGCTCCGCCTGACCGCAGAAAACAGCGACATCGATACACTCGCTCGCTTGCAAGGCCGCTGGGAAGTTGTACGCATTTCAAAAGATGGCAAGCGCAGCAAAAAGCTCCCGATTGTGAATTCAGCCTTTGACGAAAAAGAAGCTATTTTCTGGGTAAGCGTGGATTCTCTAAACGTCTCCGACTCACTCGAACTTTCATTCAACAACGCGCTTGAATCAGGTTACGCTCACGACGTATTCCCGACTAACCGCAGCTATTCTCTCGTGTACCATTTCGATAGCGGAACCGACATCAAGGACGATGCCGAAAAGGGCTATTTCGACGGATCGCTAACCGCCACAGAAACGGGAACCGAAACGGTGGCAAATCTCAACGCAGACGGCGTTCTCGGCACATCCATCGCGCTAGACGCGACAACATCAATCACCGCGACAAACTCCGCCAAGATAGACTCATCTCGCAAGGTTAATTTGTCCTTTGACGGCAAGCAATTCTGTTTCTCGCTGTGGGTTAACCTCGAATCGCTAAAGCAACAGACCATCTTTGAAAAAGCAAACGAATATGCGCTCCGCTACGAGCCAGACCAGGGCTTTGTCGTAGAATTCTACCACGTTGCCACCAAAAAAACAGGCGACGAAAACTCCACGGACACCACAAGTTACAAACAAACGTGGACATCCGGTACAAAAGGAATTGAAGCAGGCAAATGGATATTCATTGCATTCAGCAAGCATTCCATACCACAAACAAGTTACTTTATCAACGGCGTTAAAATCGAAGCCGAAGAAACCCGCAGCGATTGGGATGGCAACCGCGAGCTCACAGACTTTAAAATCGGTGGATTCACCGGGAAAATAGACGAGCTCATGCTCGGTAGCGCATTCCGCGACGATTCCTGGACTCGCCTCACCTACCTCAATCAAAAGCCCGAAGATTCCTGGCCAAAACTTTCCGCAAAAAAGTAA
- a CDS encoding DUF4160 domain-containing protein → MSKENQNFSQFHACLRKGVKMPELCRFLGIIIQMYFNDHMPPHFHAIYNDLEGIFELSTFQMLEGNLPARVKGLVIEWATLHKQELIDNWNSLTKTGMYKKIAPLV, encoded by the coding sequence ATGAGCAAAGAAAATCAAAATTTTTCGCAGTTTCACGCTTGTCTGCGAAAAGGAGTCAAAATGCCGGAATTATGCCGTTTTTTAGGTATCATCATACAAATGTACTTCAACGACCACATGCCTCCGCACTTCCATGCAATATACAACGACTTGGAAGGAATCTTCGAATTATCTACATTTCAAATGCTAGAAGGCAATCTTCCAGCAAGGGTCAAAGGTCTCGTTATTGAGTGGGCGACACTCCATAAGCAGGAATTGATTGACAACTGGAATTCGTTAACAAAAACGGGGATGTATAAAAAAATAGCTCCGTTGGTTTAA
- a CDS encoding DUF2442 domain-containing protein, translating into MLHVIDAKYIDNYKISVTFNDGYHFVADFEKVIKSDHRAIVKQLADLNVFKDFCLQAHTITWSNGVDFAPEFIKSLH; encoded by the coding sequence ATGCTGCATGTGATAGACGCAAAATATATTGACAATTACAAGATATCCGTCACATTCAATGACGGATATCATTTTGTTGCAGATTTTGAGAAAGTCATCAAATCAGACCATCGAGCAATAGTGAAGCAACTCGCAGACCTAAACGTGTTCAAGGATTTCTGCTTGCAAGCCCACACAATTACGTGGTCAAATGGTGTAGATTTTGCGCCAGAGTTTATCAAGAGCTTGCACTAG